A window from Neodiprion fabricii isolate iyNeoFabr1 chromosome 2, iyNeoFabr1.1, whole genome shotgun sequence encodes these proteins:
- the LOC124176176 gene encoding uncharacterized protein LOC124176176 has product MSSIATNKETEVSPASSKIFDVDGKSMIKLSCPFTWDMGEIMEIRVRLLNDNFRFKDVIDNQDQFPEFVLIYYLMLAYENVSNENPQAAEKCIKDAEDSFLEIKQRKTLESVERVLRHILFGTKYHVLQQLGQLTQADELLKEICNIKDMNETELAMLSGCQCLAWSLYNVTDNSMAMKFAQEAVQHEPSNGKWYYLVGRCCRTSRTRDRTTDKPDKHESLAFQRAYELSKNAMFGVYLARMYRESKQYEKSLKMYKQVAAGEPTSCKVRLQLALGFVRAKDCSLAKSSLDYVAEMMPTSPKYAHYMAIYEETCNRDFEAALRYYTTAIEKGNYPAEWPYIECRKKVEPDWNPLPYMLELLNKYDKDPDSQIQEINIKIGLYYLFHMDDILSASQYFDKAVQIDPNARSLKSHYVSNGNKVNVFYAWAVKIRLALLMKATELSTDEIAKLKDKLQLCSENDQRASSISDDSEQTLNQRWSEIYQSDHHRSSGGNSRKQ; this is encoded by the exons ATGAGCTCCATAGCGACCAATAAAGAGACag AGGTTTCACCTGcatcgtcgaaaatttttgacgttGACGGAAAATCTATGATAAAACTCAGCTGTCCATTCACTTGGGATATGGGAGAAATCATGGAAATTCGAGTACGATTATTAAACGATAACTTTCGTTTCAAAGATGTTATTGACAACCAAGATCAGTTTCCAGAATTTGTATTAATTTACTATCTCATGCTGGCCTATGAGAATGTATCGAACGAGAATCCGCaagccgctgaaaaatgcaTCAAGGACGCTGAAGATAGTTTtcttgaaattaaacaaag GAAAACACTGGAAAGCGTAGAACGTGTCCTGCGACACATTTTATTTGGAACAAAGTACCATGTGCTTCAACAGCTGGGGCAGCTGACACAGGCAGACGAACTGCTGAAAGAGATATGCAATATTAAGGACATGAATGAAACGGAATTAGCCATGTTGTCCGGGTGCCAATGTTTAGCCTGGTCACTGTACAACGTCACTGATAATTCCATGGCAATGAAATTTGCACAAGAGGCTGTCCAGCATGAGCCCAGTAATGGCAAATGGTACTATTTGGTCGGGAGATGTTGCCGAACCTCAAGAACGAGGGATCGTACGACTGATAAACCAGATAAACATGAATCATTGGCTTTTCAGAGGGCTTACGAACTTTCTAAAAACGCTATGTTTGGTGTATATTTGGCCCGAATGTATCGAGAGTCTAAACAATATGAAAAGTCTCTTAAAATGTATAAGCAAGTTGCTGCTGGTGAACCAACTTCTTGTAAAGTGCGATTACAATTAGCTCTAGGATTTGTACGAGCGAAGGATTGTAGTTTGGCAAAGAGTAGTCTGGATTACGTAGCTGAAATGATGCCCACTTCTCCGAAATATGCACATTACATGGCTATATACGAGGAAACATGCAATCGAGACTTTGAG GCTGCTCTTCGTTATTACACGACTGCAATAGAGAAAGGAAATTATCCAGCGGAATGGCCGTATATAGAgtgtagaaaaaaagttgaacctGATTGGAATCCACTGCCATATATGTTGGAGTTATTGAACAAGTACGACAAAGATCCTGATTCCCAAATTCAAGAAATAAACATTAAAATTGgattatattatttgtttcatATGGATGATATTCTGTCAGCAAGTCAATACTTTGACAAAGCTGTTCAAATTGATCCAAATGCCAGAAGCCTAAAG TCACATTACGTTTCTAATGGGAACAAAGTGAATGTATTTTATGCGTGGGCAGTAAAAATCCGCCTTGCATTACTGATGAAAGCTACGGAACTCAGTACAGACGAGATCGCCAAGTTGAAAGATAAATTGCAACTCTGTTCTGAGAATGATCAAAGAGCATCTTCTATCTCTGATGATTCAGAACAAACTTTGAACCAACGATGGTCAGAAATCTACCAAAGTGATCATCATCGAAGTTCTGGTGGCAATTCAAGAAAGCAGTAG
- the LOC124176175 gene encoding kelch domain-containing protein 4-like: protein MGKKDKNKKKVSGIEKTAMKTEKKLTAKQKKELAALGEDDIEKVVAEIEREEAKRQRVVEAVVAPPSHRVNFSLTTHPFKDELVMLGGEFYNGQTTLVYGDMFFYNISNNEWSVIKAPGGPAPRCGHQALAVPINKGQLWVFGGEYSSPSQSQFYHYRDLWVYHFGDKKWEKIGATGGPSARSGHRMVYMKKQLFIFGGFHDNVRDYKYFNDVFVFNLTTYKWNKLEPSGTPPAPRSGCVVLPTPDNKILVYGGYSKERIKKDVDKGHVHTDMFLLSPEKNDQTGLKWKWTLLKQSGISISPRCSATAILAQSNLAYMFGGVFDEEENEEDLKGTFFNDLIALDLEKYQWRTVTLSGKKNPQERRKRRKQKEDGDINEESSDNDDGSDHEVPKAMDVTSEPTIVSDGIFTVTVGPSSMTNSTIKEEKRPDDIFSPSPRINPGLAIKHGVLYLFGGMFEDGDRQYTLNDFYKLDFRKLDEWKTIIKSDITSQTWIDSESSESESQGEESTSDGSSENEMEVDEN from the exons ATGggtaaaaaagacaaaaataagaagaaagtTAGTGGTATTGAGAAAACAGCtatgaaaacagaaaaaaaacttactgCAAAGCAAAAGAAAGAGTTGGCTGCACTCGGAGAG GATGATATCGAGAAAGTGGTGGCAGAAATTGAGCGGGAAGAGGCAAAGAGGCAACGTGTCGTTGAAGCGGTTGTCGCACCGCCGTCACATCGTGTAAATTTCTCATTAACCACTCATCCTTTCAAAGATGAGCTAGTAATGCTTGGGGGGGAGTTCTACAATGGACAAACG ACACTTGTGTACGGAGACATGTTCTTTTACAATATAAGCAACAACGAATGGTCCGTAATTAAGGCACCTGGTGGCCCAGCACCCAGATGCGGACATCAAGCGCTAGCTGTTCCAATAAATAAAGGTCAACTGTGGGTCTTCGGTGGTGAATATTCAAGCCCTTCGCAGTCACAGTTCTACCACTATAGAGATCTATGGGTCTATCACTTTGGGGATAAGAAATGGGAGAAAATTGG GGCCACTGGTGGACCATCAGCGAGAAGTGGTCATAGAATGgtatatatgaaaaaacaaCTATTTATATTCGGTGGGTTTCACGACAATGTCAGagattacaaatattttaacgACGTTTTTGTATTTAATCTCACAACATACAAATGGAACAAGTTGGAGCCTTCAG GCACTCCACCAGCTCCTCGATCTGGATGTGTAGTATTACCAACACCGGATAATAAAATTCTAGTTTACGGTGGCTACAGTAAagagagaattaaaaaagatgTGGATAAGGGTCACGTACACACTGATATGTTTTTATTGAGCCCAGAGA aaaatgatCAGACTGGATTAAAATGGAAATGGACGCTTCTGAAACAAAGTGGTATATCAATATCACCAAGATGTAGCGCTACAGCGATTTTGGCTCAATCAAATCTCGCATATATGTTTGGTGGTGTTTttgacgaagaagaaaatgaagaagacCTTAAAGGAACATTTTTCAATGACCTCATCGCACTGGATCTTGAAAAGTACCAATGGAGAACAG TAACATTGAGCGGAAAGAAAAACCCGCAAGAGAGGCGAAAacgtagaaaacaaaaagaagatGGTGATATTAACGAAGAAAGTAGTGACAACGACGATGGTAGTGACCatgaagttccgaaagcgaTGGATGTCACTTCTGAACCAACTATTGTCTCTGATGGAATTTTCACG GTCACTGTTGGTCCGTCCAGTATGACCAACAGTACAATTAAGGAGGAAAAACGACCAGATGATATTTTCTCACCATCTCCTCGAATTAATCCTGGGCTTGCCATCAAGCATGGAGTGCTGTACTTGTTTGGTGGGATGTTTGAAGATGGAGACAGACAATACACTCTTAATGATTTCTACAAATTGG ACTTTCGTAAGTTAGATGAATGGAAAACAATAATCAAAAGCGACATTACTTCGCAAACATGGATTGATTCTGAAAGCTCAGAATCTGAAAGTCAAGGTGAAGAATCTACCAGTGATGGCAGCAGTGAAAATGAGATGGAGGTTGACGAAAATTGA